The DNA window TTGATAACAAATTCTGGGCAAGAGATGAGGCCGAGCAGAATGTTCTCTATGGCTATCCTCGCGTCGAAAATGTGGAAAACGAGCTGGCTAAAATCAGGCAGCAATTCAGCCCACAGGTAGTTATGGTCATGCCGGATAACTGTGTGAATAAACAGCAACAAGCGGCGCTGGCGGCTAAACGCTCGAAAGAGGATCGGAAACTGCAGCAATGGGTAGCGCAGCAAAGCCTCGCTGAATTGTGTCGTCGCACCGGTAATTGTTGAACCACTTCCCGAAAGAAGAGTGAATATACCCGTCGTCAATGAAACTGCAGCGATGTTGGCTACGCTCGTTCGCCCTAGTCACATAGCTGTCTATGCTCCTAGGGACTCACTCCCTTGCCGCCTAGCTGCAACTTCATTGAACTTGGGTATATACCAGTAACGTCTTCGGGCCGGGCTTCAGATGGCTATCCCACTGAGTAATTTCTCCGGGCGACACCGGGGTTTCACAGATAAGGAAATCATGTTTTCGCAAAATCGGGGTAGATACTGCGGCTTTTGGCAAGCTGGCCTGGCTGGTCCCATTTTATCTGTGGTGGCGGGCTAAAACGCTTGGGCAGAAACCCACGTATTTCTGGGCCTGGTTGGTGATGTTGGTACTGATCATTCTGACCTGATGTTAATTAACATCTGACAAGAATATATCAAGAGATACATAGGCTTATTACAAATAATGCAGATTGCAAAAAATTCAATTTACTGATTTAAGGACAGAATTATGCGTCTACCTCTCGCAGTGCTGATGGTGTCAAGTCTGGTGTCAGCAACAACCGCTCAGGCTATACCGAATATGTGGACCAGTGGTTTTGGTCAGGGTGTAACAGAATACCTGATCACCAATTCGGAAAATGTCGTTTTTAATCTTAACTGCACTATGAACCCGGATGAGCAGAATACCTTACAGCATAATGTACTCATCGACTTGTCTGACGGTACTCGCGTGGATTCACGCGATGATAAAACTGCAATAACGGTTGTGACCGATGACCAACAGTTTCCGTTACCCTCTTCGCTGGGTTGGCGAAATGGGGATAACGCCTGGATCCAGTTTATTGATGCCCTTGGTCACGCCGCAACGTTCGATGTTTATGTAAATGATAAAAAAGTAGGGAGCTTTACTCCCGGTATTAAGAATACGAAAAAAGAGCTGGATGACCTTAGCGAGTGCAGGAATACCGCTGGTTAACTTTCTTTATCAGCAACCAATCGATCATCTTACGGGCCATGCCTCCTTCGGGAAGCATGGCCTTTCGTTTTTAATCTGCGAATAAGGACTTTGTAGTGTTACGCCAGCCAAACCTCGCGTGAGCCGTCATCATAAGTACTCACTGACTTTTCTGACCCTTCTCCAACGTACAGGCCCCTCGGTTTTTCCGGTGGGGGCTGTTTTGTTATTTATTTCATTCAGATGGATATTTTTCATGAATACACATTCTACCCCGCCTACGGCCTCCTCTCAGACAAACACACTGACCGCCACTGCTGTGCCAAACCGCCAGCGCCTCCGTTTCTGGCCACAGCACTTTGGCAACATACCGCAATGGCTCATTCTGGAGCCGCACGTCTTTGGCTGGATGGATCGCCTGTGTACTGATTACAACGGGGGCTCCTGGCACTTTTATACGCTGAGCAATGGGGGAGCCTTTATGGCACCAGAAAGCGATGAGCGGTGGTCACTGTTTAACGGTATGAATGGTAACGGCGCCGAGATGAGTGCTGAGGCCGCAGGGATCACCGCCTGCCTGATGGCCTTCAGCCACCACGCTTGCCGCACTGAGAGCGAAGCGATGAGCGACCATTTCTATCGCCTGCGGGAATACGCGTTGCACCATCCCGACAGCCGCGCCATTTTCTCCCTGATTGACTGAGCAACAAGGTACTCTCAACATGAAGATAACGTTATCCCCAACTGCGGCTGAAATGTCACCTGGCGAACAACGTACCATCCGACGCGCCCTGAACCTGCTGGCAAAACAGTTGCGGGAGCCCGGAGTGGCGTTCACCTCCACCAGCGTGACCCGCGACTGGTTGCGCCTGCATCTGACCGGGCTGGAACGTGAAATATTCGTCGTGCTGTGGCTCGACAATCAAAACCGTCTGCTAGCTCAGGAGACGCTGTTTACCGGCACCATCAACAGTACCACCGTTCACCCCCGTGAGTTGGTGAAGTCTGCCATGAAGCACAATGCGGCGAGTGCCGTACTGGCGCACAATCATCCGTCCCAGTTGGCCGAGCCCAGTCAGGCTGATCGACAAATCACCGACAGGATAAAGACGGCCCTGGAATTGGTTGATGTGAGAGTGGTGGATCACCTGGTTGTGGGGGGGCTCGATATCGTGTCATTTGCCGAACGTGGCTGGCTGTGATGAGGACAAAATGATCACCACTACACCGCTTTTACGTTTTGGTCTGCAATGCAGTTCGGCCCATATCAGCGAGGACGACAATACGGTGCTGTACCGGATCTCCCACTGTCAGGATGAATTCAGCGACGGTGAATGGATCTCGTTTTCGGGCACCGGCTATCTGCTGAGATTGGATGCGTGGACCCACCCGGTATTGCAACTCAAACGGCTGGGACTTTCCAAAACCTGTCGCCGGTTGGTCACCACGCTGATGAAACGCCATCAACTGAGTTACCTGCATATTGATGCCCTGGGTGAGGTGTTGCCCGGCTTTACCACCTTCGACTGGTAATACCCTCCAAGTTTCGCCTTCGCATTATCTCTTTCATTTCAAAGGACACTTTCTCATGAACACGAGCCTATCGCCCGTGCCTGGCGTATTCCATTTTCTCCAGCACAACAACGTGACATCGCAAGACTGGCAAGCCTTATGCCAGGCGATTACCGCCGCTTACCAGCAACTGTGTCAACACCCCGACACGCTGGGTTTAACCACCACGCCGGTTATCTGTGAATACACTGGCAACCGCCTGTATAGATTCGACGACAGCCTGATGGGATTGGGCATGATCGACTTTAACGGTGAGCGGGCTACCCATCAGGCAGGCGATCCGTTCATTCTCTACCAGCGCCAGACACCCTATACCCTGATCCGCTGCGATACGCGAGGCTATCCCTACCAGTGGCTGGTCATGGCTGCACTGTTGTTGGCCAATACGCAGTGCCCCACTACCTGGACGATTGAAGCTGATGTCCCCGTGAAGCACTGGCGAAAGGTCGCTCACTGGTTGACCCACCACTGTCAGTTACCTGTTTCCCCACTTTCTTAAGGAACTGCCCGTATGAAGACCCTCGATAAAATACCCCGCATCACGCCCAACGCCAAACAAGCACGAACCGAATACCAACAGTTGCTGACCTGGTTGTTGGCTCACTGTTACGGCCTGGAGCTTAACGACACGCCCTACCACGACGATCAAGCCATTGCCCAACAGATTGAGCATGGCATCACGGTACGGGAAACTATCAATGAACTGGTGGAGAAATTTGACCTGGTACGCATTGATCGCCCCGGTTTCAACCTGATGGCACAAGACCCCACCCTGAATGGTGGCGATATGTTACGCGCCCGCAGTGCGCTGGGACTACGCAGCCCGGTCATTCGCCGCCTGGCCTGACCATGCCCACTGACCTCACCATCATCTCCATACGCCAGACTTGCCGCTGGCGTTGTACATTAATAAGGACATTCAGCCATGAAAGACACCGTTCCTGATACCGATAACCACGCCAAGCTAAACACCAATGAAGATGGCATTCCTTCACCTGTCTGGGGCCTGCAATCTACTATCACACCACGCCTGGGAGCCCGGTTGGTCCAGCAGGGTAATCACCTGCATTTTCTGGCAGACCGTGCCGGTTTTGTCGGTACGTTCCCCCCTGATGCTCTTAAAAGGCTGGATGCCGCTTTCCCGGAGTTGATCGAACAGTTGGAGGCCTGTCTGCGGTCTGGCGAACTCGATCAACGCCGTCAGCATTGCGTCACCGTCCAGCATGCCGGTTTTAGCTGTGAAGCTGATTCTCTCGGTAGTTTTGGCCACATCTATATCGCTGTTTATCAGACGGTATCCCCCTCTACTGGTGCGCACTCATGAGTATGACGTTAACCACTGAGCAGGGACTGGATATCCTTATTAGCTGGCTGCAAGACAACATTGACTGTGGCTCGTCACTTATTTTCGATAACGACGAGAATAAAACCGATTCCGCCACCTTGCTGCCTCTGGTTCAGCAAGCGCGGAACGCGGTTTGGGATCTTCGCCATCTCGGGCTGTTGTAAAACGCAACGTCTACCAGGCCCGTATTCAACTCTCACTCACATCAGCGCCAGCGCTTACCACCTGACGCTTGGCTTTTATATAAAGGAAAACAATAATGTCAGAACACATCGTTATTACCGAACCTGATGTATTGACCGGCCACACCGAGGTGATTTGCTCCACCAGCATTGAGCGCATCGTCACCAGTGGTACAGAAACCTAGAGAGCGATACTATCCCTACCATTAGCGAAGCCAACATACTCAGTACCTTTGAGCAACTGCATCAGAGCAAAGATGAGGTCTTTGAGCGTGGGGTGATCAACGTATTCAAGTCGCTTTCATGGGATTACAAGTCGAATCACCCTTGTCGGTTTGGCAAAAAAATTATTGTGTCCAATTTGGTCAGTTACAACCAATGGGGATTTACGCTGAATCACAGTTACAGGCGGGATCAACTGGCAGATCTTGAACGGATGCTGTTCCTGCTAGAGGGCAAGGCGATCCCGGACAACCGGAGGGATGTCACCGCTCGGCTATATGAGCATATCAGCGCCCATCGGCAAAAGACGGAAGTTTATGAAGATGAGTATTTTGCGATAAAATATTTTATGAAGGGTTCGGCGCACCTGACATTTAAGAAACCGGCGTTGATTGATAAGATGAACGATATCATCGCAAAACACTATCCAAGGACGCTAGCTACTTCACGATAATGTTGATTTGCGTCGATAAAATTTACTTACACCAGCCGTTACATAATTTTTAGCATCAGTAACTGTCGTTGATAAATTTATCGTAAGCTATTGATTTTTATGGTACGCCCTACAGGGTTCGAACCTGTGACCTACGGCTTAGAAGGCCGTTGCTCTATCCAACTGAGCTAAGGGCGCATTGGGATGCAGCAACCGGAGTTGCGGAGTGCGATTATACGGTCAGGGGTTACTGAGTCAATGCCTTTTCATGACCTTACGGCGTCAGCCGTGCTTTATGGTGATTTTTCAGCCATTGCTGCCGCCGTCCCTCGGCAAAACGTCTTTATTTCCCTTGTATTAGCTCCGGCAACAGACTCCCGCTGTAGTGAACCAGGCCGGATTCGGCCTGTTCGGGGAGCCGTTCCGATTGCTGTTGCCCTGCCGGGCGCTGCAGACAAATGCGGGCCGAGCGCACCACCGCATTGATATTTCCCCAGTCGGCATGCTCGGTAGTCAGCAGGTTGCAGGCGGTCACCAACGGTTGGTTTAGCGCGGCGCTGACCGGCGTGGCATTCAACGAGGCATGACCCATTTGCATCCACGCCAGCAGCATAAAACCAATCCCTCTGATATATCTCATACGTGCAACCTCCGGCACAGCGCACGCAGGCGTACTCGCCAGGAAGGCAGCGCTTTGTGCGCGGCGAGCTGGTGCAACGCCATCAACTGCGCCACGTCCGCCGGGTGCATTGATGAGTCGAACACCGTTTCGCCCACGTGTTTGGGCGGGTTAATCGGGCTGGCAATCTGCTGATGCCATGGGTGTAGCCGAGTGATGATCATCATGATTGTGGCTCCGTTAGCGCCTGCGGCTGGCGCGAATACCGCAGTGTGAATAGCCACAGCTTAAGTAGCGCAAGATAAAAAAGGCGTAGAGGATCATTCTGTTGGCATAAAAAAAGCGTAAATCCCCTCCGGCAAACAGCGTCGAACACGATTCAGCGCCTGACAGCGCGCTCCGCTTCTGACAAAATAGCGCCATCCCCGCTTTTCTTAATTGATGGATTTCCTCACTGATGTCAGCAAAGATTATTGATGGTAAAACGATTGCGCAGCAGGTTAGAAACGAAGTGGCTGAGCAAGTTAAACAACGTCTGGCCGCCGGCAAACGCGCGCCGGGCCTGGCAGTCGTGCTGGTTGGCGAGAACCCGGCCTCACAGATTTACGTCGCCAGCAAGCGCCGCGCCTGTGATGAGGTGGGTTTCCTCTCTCGCTCCTACGATTTGCCTGCCACCACCAGTGAGGCCGAATTGCTGGCGCTGATCGACAGGCTGAATGCCGACGGCGAGATCGACGGCATCCTGGTCCAGTTGCCACTGCCTGCCGGCATCGATAACGTCAAAGTGCTGGAGCGTATTCATCCGGATAAAGACGTTGACGGTTTCCACCCTTACAACGTCGGCCGTCTGTGCCAACGCTCGCCTAAACTGCGCCCATGTACCCCACGCGGCATCGTGACCCTGCTCGAGCGTTACAACATCGATACCTATGGTCTGAATGCCGTTGTGGTTGGCGCGTCCAACATCGTTGGCCGCCCGATGAGCATGGAGCTGCTGCTGGCCGGTTGCACCACCACCGTGACCCACCGTTTCACCAAGAACCTGCGTCATCACGTTGAAAATGCCGATCTGCTGATCGTCGCGGTCGGTAAACCGGGCTTTATTCCGGGTGATTGGATCAAACCAGGCGCGATCGTGGTGGATGTCGGCATTAACCGTCTTGAAAGTGGTAAAGTAGTCGGCGACGTAGAATTCGATGCCGCCAGCGAACGCGCGGCCTATATTACTCCGGTTCCGGGTGGCGTTGGCCCAATGACCGTTGCTACACTGATCCAAAATACCTTGCAGGCCTGCGAGGTTTATCACGACGTTCAACCTAAATAAGTAAGGCAGTATGGAAACTTTTAATCTGGATAATCACCCGCACGTCGAACTGTGCGACCTGCTCAAGTTCCAGGGCTGGTGTGAAAGTGGCGGTGCCGCCAAAGAAGTCATCGCCGATGGGCAGGTGAAAGTAAACGGCAAAGTAGAAACGCGCAAGCGCTGCAAAATCGTCGCCGATCAGGTGGTGGAGTTTAACGGCGGCAAGGTTGTAGTTAAGCCATAAGCCGTGCTCCATAAAAAAGGCGCTGAGTTAACCCTCAGCGCCTTTTTTGCTTTTCAGCCTAAAGCGAATTACTTACGGCGCCAGGTGGTTCCCTGCGGACCATCTTCCAGCACAATGTTCATCTCGTTCAAACGGTCGCGCGCGGCATCCGCCAGCGCCCAATCTTTGGCTTTGCGCGCGTCATTGCGCTGTTTGATCAGTGCCTCGATCTCCGCCACTTCACCGTCGTCCGCCTGTGCGCCGCCCTGCAGGAACAGTTCCGGTTCTTGCTGCAACAAGCCCAGCACCTTCGCCAGCTTACGCAGTTCCGCCGCCAGGCCGTTGGCTGCAGTCAGATCTTCCGCTTTCAGGCGGTTAACCTCGCGTGCCAAATCAAACAGCGCCGAATAAGCTTCCGGGGTATTGAAGTCGTCATCCATGGCTTCGCGGAAGCGAGCTTCAAACACTTCGCCACCGGCCGGTTGAGCGTTAACGTCGGTACCGCGCAGCGCGGTGTACAAACGCTCCAGTGCGGTACGCGCCTGTTTCAGGTTCTCTTCGCTGTAGTTCAGTTGGCTGCGATAGTGGCCAGACATCAGGAAGTAACGCACGGTTTCGGCGTCGTAGTAACCCAGCACGTCGCGGATGGTGAAGAAGTTATCCAGCGATTTCGACATTTTTTCTTTGTCGATCATCACCATACCGGAGTGCATCCAGTAGTTGACGTACGGGCCGTCGTGCGCACAGCTGGACTGGGCAATTTCGTTCTCGTGATGTGGGAACATCAGATCGGAACCGCCGCCGTGGATGTCAAAATGGGTGCCCAACTGCTTGCAGTTCATCGCAGAACATTCAATGTGCCAGCCCGGACGGCCTGCGCCCCATGGCGATTCCCAACTAGGTTCGCCCGGCTTGGACATCTTCCACAGCACGAAATCCATCGGGTTGCGTTTTACATCATCGATTTCTACCCGCGCACCGGCCTGCAGCTGATCCAGATCCTGGCGTGACAACAAGCCGTATTGCGGATCGCTGTCGATAGAGAACATCACGTCGCCGTTACTGGCCACGTAGGCGTGATCGCGATCGATCAGGCGCTGGGTGATCTCAACGATCTCGGCGATATGCTGAGTGGCGCGCGGTTCGATGTCCGGGCGTTCAATCAGCAGAGAATCGAAGTCGGCGTGCATCTCTGCCAGCATGCGCGTGGTCAGTTGATCGCAGCTTTCGCCATTCTCTGTCGCACGGCGGATAATTTTATCGTCAACGTCGGTAACGTTACGCACGTAGTTCAGCGAATAACCGAGGTAACGCAAATAACGCGCGACGACGTCGAAAGCAACAAAGGTACGCCCGTGGCCGATATGACACAGGTCATAGATGGTTACCCCGCACACGTACATGCCAACTTTACCGGCATGAAGGGGCTTAAATTCCTCTTTTTGACGACTCAGGGTATTAAAAATCTTTAGCATCGGGACATTCCGTGGTGTGCGTGATAACAAAAATAGTAATTAGGCGATTCACCCAGCAGCGTATTGAAACCCGAAGCCTGATCTAATGCAAGGTTAAGGCCGCGCTTTGCTAAGCTGAGAGGTGGAAAACGGTGAGAAATCAGCGATCGCCACTAATGTTATAATATAACAATTATCGTTTTACCACAGCCAGCGTGCGGTTTACCCGCTGCTGACTGATTAAAGGAGATATGTTATAACGGCGGTCTGATTGTTCACTCGATCCTTGTGACATCTCAATTCATCTTGTTAGGACTAAAACTATGGTTACTTTCCACACTAATCACGGCGATATCGTTATCAACACCTTTGCCGACAAAGCACCGGTTACCGTTGAAAACTTCCTGAACTACTGCCGTGAAGGTTTCTACAATAACACCATTTTCCACCGTGTTATCAATGGCTTTATGGTTCAGGGCGGCGGTTTTGAGCCAGGCATGACCCAGAAAGACACCAAAGCGACTATCAAGAACGAAGCCAACAACGGTCTGAAAAACACCATCGGTACCCTGGCAATGGCTCGCACCAACGATCCACACTCTGCGACCGCACAGTTCTTCATCAACGTGGCAGACAACGACTTCCTGAACTTCCGCGGCGAAAACGCGCAGGGCTGGGGCTACTGCGTATTTGCTGAAGTGGTTGAAGGCATGGACGTGGTTAACAAGATCAAAGCGGTGAAAACCGGCCGTAGCGGCATGCACCAGGACGTACCGGTAGAAGACGTCATCGTCACTAGCGTTACCGTCAGCGAGTAATCGCGGCTGCATGAACACGCTGTTCATCGCAGATCTGCATTTAAGCGCACAGGAACCGGCAATCACTGCCGGTTTTCTGCGTTTTTTGCGGCAAGATGCCATTCACGCCGACGCCCTGTACATTCTTGGCGACCTGTTTGAAGCCTGGATCGGTGATGACGATCCCGAGCCACTGCACGGCGAAATCGCCACGGCGCTGAAGGCGCTGCAACAGGCTGGCGTGCCCTGCTACTTTATCCACGGCAACCGTGATTTTCTGGTCGGCAAACGCTTTGCCCGTGCCAGCGGTATGCAACTGCTGCCGGAAGAGCAGGTGCTGAATCTGTATGGCCGAAAAATCCTTATCCTGCATGGCGACACGCTGTGTACCGACGATCAGGCCTACCAACAGTTTCGCCGCAAGGTACACAATCCGCTGATCCAAAAACTGTTTCTGGCCATGCCGCTGCGCTGGCGTCTTAAGATCGCGGCCAAAATGCGTGCCCGCAGCCAGCAGAGTAACCAGTACAAGTCGGACTCTATTATGGACGTCAATCCACAGGCGGTTGAGCAGGCGATGCTGCGCCACAAGGTTCACTGGATGATCCACGGCCACACTCACCGTCCGGCGGTGCATGAATTGGCATTGAGCAACGGCAAGGCCCACCGCGTGGTGCTGGGAGCCTGGCACGTTGAAGGCTCCATGATCAAAGTCAGTGCCGACGCCGTCGAGCTGATCCAATTCCCGTTCTAAGTTCCTGACTTGTCGCACAGGTAAAAAAATTCACGCTTTTGGCAATGAAAACCGGCGACGCAACCGTTTTCCTCGCCGTGCGCTCATGGTATGCTCTGTGCCCTCATTCGGCCTCCCGCCGCAGGCAACCGGCCGTCGTTTGTACAATACAGGAGCCTTACACCCATGGGAGCCAACGCCGCTTCAGCCACCCACGCTGGGGTTAAAATCGCAATTGTAATGGGATCGAAAAGTGACTGGGCCACCATGCAGTTTGCCGCCGAAGTCCTGACCTCGCTTGATGTCCCGTTCCATGTCGAAGTCGTTTCCGCTCATCGCACGCCAGACAAGCTGTTCAGCTTTGCCGAGCAGGCAACTGATAATGGCTTTGACGTGATCATTGCCGGTGCAGGCGGTGCTGCGCATCTGCCGGGCATGCTGGCAGCGAAAACGCTGGTTCCGGTGCTGGGTGTTCCGGTGCAAAGCGCCGCACTGAGCGGTGTAGACAGCCTGTATTCAATCGTGCAAATGCCGCGCGGTATTCCAGTGGGTACGCTGGCCATCGGCAAAGCCGGTGCCGCCAATGCTGCCCTGCTGGCAGCACAAATTCTGGCGCTGCACGACGCCGCGCTGGCACAACGCCTGGCCGATTGGCGTCAGGCTCAAACTGACGAGGTGCTGAACCACCCGGATCCGCGGGAGGAAGCATGAAGCCGGTTTGCGTACTGGGCAACGGCCAGTTAGGGCGCATGCTACGCCAGGCCGGTGAACCGCTGGGCATCGCCGTGTACCCGGTAGGCCTCGACGCCGAACCGGAAGCCGTGCCCTACCAGAACAGCGTGATCACCGCCGAAATCGAACGCTGGCCGGAAACCGCGCTGACGCGCGAACTGGCAACCCACAACAGCTTCGTCAACCGTGATATTTTCCCGCGTCTGGCAGATCGCCTGACGCAAAAGCAGTTGCTCGACCAACTTGGTCTGGCCACCGCGCCGTGGCAACTGCTGGCTGACGCCGCCGAATGGCCACAGGTGTTCGCGACTCTGGGTGAACTGGCGATCGTCAAACGTCGCGTTGGCGGTTACGACGGCCGCGGCCAGTGGCGTTTACGCCCTGGGCAAGAAGCCGAATTGCCGGCCGATGCCTATGGCGAATGTATCGTCGAGCAAGGGATTAACTTCTCCGGTGAGGTGTCGCTGGTTGGCGCACGCGGGCATGACGGTCAGTCGGTGTTCTATCCGCTGACCCATAACCTGCATGAAGAAGGCATTCTGCGCACCAGCGTGGCACTGCCGCAGCCCAACCCTGCCCTGCAACAGCAGGCGGAACAAATGCTGACGGCCATCCTTGATGAGCTGAACTACGTCGGCGTGATGGCGATGGAGTGCTTTATCGTTGGCGATCGCCTGTTGATTAACGAGCTGGCCCCCCGGGTACACAACAGTGGCCACTGGACGCAGAACGGCGCGTCTATCAGCCAGTTCGAACTGCATCTGCGCGCTATTCTCGCCCTGCCGCTGCCGAAACCGGTAGTGAGCACACCGTCGGTGATGGTCAACCTGATTGGCACCGCAGTGAATCCGCAATGGCTGGCGTTACCGCTGGTGCATCTGCACTGGTATGAGAAAGAGGTGCGTGAAGGTCGCAAGGTCGGGCACCTGAACCTGAACGATCCTGACGCCGCTGCGCTGCTGCAGACCTTGCAGGCACTGGCACCGCTGCTGCCGAGCGAATACCAAAGCGGTCTTGCCTGGGCGCAGCAAAAGCTGGCTTAAGCGTTTCCCCTTGCCAAAAGTTGTTTCATGGTAGGGGCGCTGCATGCCGCGCCCTATCATATAATCAACGGGTTAAGTCGGGGCGAACATGTTCGCCCCCTACCGGTTTAGCCTTTATGCAGGTTTGTTAACGGCGATAGCCCTGCGGATTTTTGCTTTGCCAGTTCCAGGTATCACGCATCATCACGTCAAGCCCGCGCTGCACTTGCCAGCCCAGCTCCTGTTTTGCCAACCCGGCATCAGCCCAGAAGGCAGGCAGGTCGCCCGCACGGCGCGGTAAAATCTGATAAGGAATGGTCACGCCCGAGGCTTTTTCAAACGCCCGCACCATTTCCAGCACCGAATAACCGACCCCGGAACCCAGGTTATAGGCTTTAAACCCGGCAATCTGCGCTAAATGATCCATCGCCGCCAGATGGCCCTGCGCCACATCCATCACGTGAATGTAGTCGCGCACGCCCGTGCCGTCTTTGGTTGGATAGTCGCCGCCAAACACGCTCAGAGTTTCCCGCTGACCGATGGCCACCTGCGCGATATAAGGCAGCAGATTATTGGGGATGCCACTCGGGTCTTCGCCAATCAGGCCCGACTCATGTGCGCCTACCGGGTTGAAGTAGCGCAGCGCGATAATCGAAAATGCCGGTTCAGCCCTGGCAAAGTCCTGCAGGACCTGCTCCACCATCCATTTGGAAGTGCCGTAAGGGCTGGTAGTGCCGCCAATCGGCATGTCTTCCCGGTAAGGTACCGGCGCATGTTCGCCGTACACCGTGGCGGAAGAGCTGAAGATAAACTGATGGACTCCCGCCTCGCGCATCGCCTCCAGCAACACCAAGGTACCGGCCACGTTATTCTGATAGTACTCCAGCGGTTTTTGGGTGGACTCCCCCACCGCCTTCAGGCCGGCAAAGTGGATCACCGAGGTAACGTTGTTTTCCTCAAAGATACGCTTCAGGCAACCGGCATCCTGTACATCTCCCCGATAAAACGTCGCGGCCCTGCCCGTCAGTTGCTCGACGCGGCGCAAAGACTCTTCGGACGCGTTGATCAAATTATCCAGCACTACCACATCTTCACCACGTTCCAGCAAAGCCAGCACCGTATGTGAACCAATGTAGCCGGCGCCGCCGGTCACCAGAATAGACATAATTTCCCCTTAATCAGTGTCAGGAGCGAAAGCCCGCCGTATCAGCGGGCCTCGCGTGCCTGGCTTACCGCTCAGCGTGAACCAATGTTACGTAACGGTTTACCGGCCATCAGATTGCGTTCGATATGTTCCAGAGAGATATTTTTGGTTTCCGGGATCAACGCCAGCGTGATGAAGATAAACACCAGGTTGAGCGCCGCATAGACCCAGAAGGTATAGGCGCTGCCCAGCGAATTAAGCATAGTCAGGAAGGTCGCCCCGACGATCATGTTGGCGATCCAGTTGGTGGCAGTGGAACAGGTGATACCAAAGTCACGGCCTTTCAGCGGTTGGATCTCAGAACACAGCACCCAAATCAGTGGGCCGGCGCTCATGGCAAAACCGACAATAAACATCAGCAACATGATAACGGCGAAGTATTGCTCGGCAGGCGAACTCATCCCCACATGCATCATCGTCCCCAGGGCCCCCATGCCCACCGCCATGACGATAAAGCCCAGCGTCAGCGTCGGTTTACGGCCCCAGCGGTCAACCAGCCCAATGGCGATGAAGGTGGCCAGCACGTTAACCAGGCCAACGATCACCGTACCCCACATCTGCTGTGCGGTACTGGCAAAACCCGCCAGACCAAAAATCTTCGGCGCGTAATACATGATGACGTTCATACCGGTGAACTGTTGCATCACCTGCAGCAATACGCCGAGAAAAACGGCACGACGGAAGTTTTTATTGTCTTTAAACAGCGACCAGCCGCTCTGTTTCAGCTTGAGGCTCTCACGAATTTCATTCAGTTCATGCTGCGCCTGGGCGCTGCTGTCACGCAGTTTCTCCAATACCTGACGCGCCTGCTCATGGCGGTTACGCGAAGCCAGCCAGCGTGGGCTATCCGGCAGGAAGAACACCCCAACC is part of the Serratia quinivorans genome and encodes:
- the purK gene encoding N5-carboxyaminoimidazole ribonucleotide synthase; amino-acid sequence: MKPVCVLGNGQLGRMLRQAGEPLGIAVYPVGLDAEPEAVPYQNSVITAEIERWPETALTRELATHNSFVNRDIFPRLADRLTQKQLLDQLGLATAPWQLLADAAEWPQVFATLGELAIVKRRVGGYDGRGQWRLRPGQEAELPADAYGECIVEQGINFSGEVSLVGARGHDGQSVFYPLTHNLHEEGILRTSVALPQPNPALQQQAEQMLTAILDELNYVGVMAMECFIVGDRLLINELAPRVHNSGHWTQNGASISQFELHLRAILALPLPKPVVSTPSVMVNLIGTAVNPQWLALPLVHLHWYEKEVREGRKVGHLNLNDPDAAALLQTLQALAPLLPSEYQSGLAWAQQKLA
- the galE_3 gene encoding UDP-glucose 4-epimerase, whose product is MSILVTGGAGYIGSHTVLALLERGEDVVVLDNLINASEESLRRVEQLTGRAATFYRGDVQDAGCLKRIFEENNVTSVIHFAGLKAVGESTQKPLEYYQNNVAGTLVLLEAMREAGVHQFIFSSSATVYGEHAPVPYREDMPIGGTTSPYGTSKWMVEQVLQDFARAEPAFSIIALRYFNPVGAHESGLIGEDPSGIPNNLLPYIAQVAIGQRETLSVFGGDYPTKDGTGVRDYIHVMDVAQGHLAAMDHLAQIAGFKAYNLGSGVGYSVLEMVRAFEKASGVTIPYQILPRRAGDLPAFWADAGLAKQELGWQVQRGLDVMMRDTWNWQSKNPQGYRR
- the galP_1 gene encoding Galactose transporter, giving the protein MSTTVKVSAAENSQSNAGMTFFVCFLAALAGLLFGLDIGVIAGALPFITDSFHMTSSQQEWVVSSMMFGAAVGAVGSGWMNFRIGRKYSLMIGAVLFVLGSLCSAAAPNVEVLLVSRILLGLAVGVASYTAPIYLSEIAPEKIRGSMISMYQLMITIGILAAYLSDTAFSYTGAWRWMLGVITIPAVLLLVGVFFLPDSPRWLASRNRHEQARQVLEKLRDSSAQAQHELNEIRESLKLKQSGWSLFKDNKNFRRAVFLGVLLQVMQQFTGMNVIMYYAPKIFGLAGFASTAQQMWGTVIVGLVNVLATFIAIGLVDRWGRKPTLTLGFIVMAVGMGALGTMMHVGMSSPAEQYFAVIMLLMFIVGFAMSAGPLIWVLCSEIQPLKGRDFGITCSTATNWIANMIVGATFLTMLNSLGSAYTFWVYAALNLVFIFITLALIPETKNISLEHIERNLMAGKPLRNIGSR
- the purE gene encoding N5-carboxyaminoimidazole ribonucleotide mutase gives rise to the protein MGANAASATHAGVKIAIVMGSKSDWATMQFAAEVLTSLDVPFHVEVVSAHRTPDKLFSFAEQATDNGFDVIIAGAGGAAHLPGMLAAKTLVPVLGVPVQSAALSGVDSLYSIVQMPRGIPVGTLAIGKAGAANAALLAAQILALHDAALAQRLADWRQAQTDEVLNHPDPREEA
- the lpxH gene encoding UDP-2,3-diacylglucosamine hydrolase; translation: MNTLFIADLHLSAQEPAITAGFLRFLRQDAIHADALYILGDLFEAWIGDDDPEPLHGEIATALKALQQAGVPCYFIHGNRDFLVGKRFARASGMQLLPEEQVLNLYGRKILILHGDTLCTDDQAYQQFRRKVHNPLIQKLFLAMPLRWRLKIAAKMRARSQQSNQYKSDSIMDVNPQAVEQAMLRHKVHWMIHGHTHRPAVHELALSNGKAHRVVLGAWHVEGSMIKVSADAVELIQFPF